The Garra rufa chromosome 18, GarRuf1.0, whole genome shotgun sequence genome window below encodes:
- the irf10 gene encoding interferon regulatory factor 10 isoform X2: MEDRSRHMRLREWLIAQIDSGKYAGLSWENEDKTMFRIPWKHAAKQDYRQNQDAALFKAWAMYKGKFQEGRDKADPSTWKTRLRCALNKSTDFQEVPERSQLDISEPYKVYRILDDTGRLAETAGNPVILQDTDCNKALREPHLANQDSSFGDSNKGAGWSVNGRAYACPSTGTNSNLQSVPLYPSQLPINDCRLEVRLFYHGNLVQNLVTTSPDGCFILHGCAPVGNERIYGPCEAKNVFFPRPDVVHLPPGIADAMTRLLPHLEKGVLVWVAPDGVFIKRFCQGRVYWDGPLAEYRQKPNKLERERTCKLLDMTIFMQELQNHQQGTGPEPQYTVDLCFGEEFPDPSQPKNKKLITAQVIPLFAVECLRRHNAPNNVEMKQSPPHRKTNE; encoded by the exons ATGGAAGACAGGTCGAGGCACATGCGACTGAGAGAATGGCTCATAGCGCAGATAGACAGCGGTAAATACGCTGGACTAAGCTGGGAAAATGAGGACAAAACCATGTTCAGGATTCCCTGGAAACACGCTGCCAAACAGGACTACAGACAAAACCAGGACGCCGCGCTTTTTAAG GCATGGGCCATGTACAAGGGTAAATTTCAAGAGGGCAGGGACAAAGCAGACCCCTCTACGTGGAAAACGCGGCTGCGTTGCGCCCTCAACAAGAGCACAGACTTCCAGGAGGTTCCTGAGCGCAGTCAGCTGGATATCTCTGAGCCCTATAAGGTCTACCGTATCCTGGATGACACAGGAAGACTTGCAG AAACAGCTGGAAATCCAGTGATATTGCAGGACACTGACTGCAACAAAGCCTTGAGAGAGCCACATCTGGCCAATCAG GACAGTTCATTCGGGGACTCAAACAAAGGTGCTGGATGGAGTG TGAATGGCAGGGCGTATGCGTGCCCCAGTACAGGCACTAACTCCAATCTTCAGTCTGTTCCTCTGTATCCATCTCAGCTCCCCATAAATG ACTGCCGCCTGGAGGTGCGATTGTTCTATCACGGTAACCTGGTGCAGAATCTGGTAACTACGTCTCCAGACGGATGCTTCATTCTGCACGGCTGTGCTCCGGTCGGGAACGAGCGCATCTACGGGCCCTGTGAAGCCAAGAACGTCTTCTTCCCCCGTCCAGACGTCGTACACCTGCCCCCGGGCATCGCTGACGCCATGACCCGTCTGCTGCCCCATCTGGAGAAAGGTGTGCTGGTGTGGGTGGCCCCAGACGGTGTGTTCATCAAGCGCTTCTGCCAGGGCCGCGTGTACTGGGACGGCCCCTTGGCAGAGTACAGACAGAAACCAAACAAACTAGAGAGAGAGAGGACCTGCAAACTCCTGGATATGACCATCTTCATGCAAG AGTTACAAAACCACCAGCAGGGCACTGGTCCCGAGCCACAATACACAGTGGATCTGTGCTTCGGAGAGGAGTTCCCTGACCCCAGCCAGCCAAAGAACAAGAAGCTCATCACAGCACAG
- the irf10 gene encoding interferon regulatory factor 10 isoform X3 encodes MEDRSRHMRLREWLIAQIDSGKYAGLSWENEDKTMFRIPWKHAAKQDYRQNQDAALFKAWAMYKGKFQEGRDKADPSTWKTRLRCALNKSTDFQEVPERSQLDISEPYKVYRILDDTGRLAETAGNPVILQDTDCNKALREPHLANQQDSSFGDSNKVNGRAYACPSTGTNSNLQSVPLYPSQLPINDCRLEVRLFYHGNLVQNLVTTSPDGCFILHGCAPVGNERIYGPCEAKNVFFPRPDVVHLPPGIADAMTRLLPHLEKGVLVWVAPDGVFIKRFCQGRVYWDGPLAEYRQKPNKLERERTCKLLDMTIFMQELQNHQQGTGPEPQYTVDLCFGEEFPDPSQPKNKKLITAQVIPLFAVECLRRHNAPNNVEMKQSPPHRKTNE; translated from the exons ATGGAAGACAGGTCGAGGCACATGCGACTGAGAGAATGGCTCATAGCGCAGATAGACAGCGGTAAATACGCTGGACTAAGCTGGGAAAATGAGGACAAAACCATGTTCAGGATTCCCTGGAAACACGCTGCCAAACAGGACTACAGACAAAACCAGGACGCCGCGCTTTTTAAG GCATGGGCCATGTACAAGGGTAAATTTCAAGAGGGCAGGGACAAAGCAGACCCCTCTACGTGGAAAACGCGGCTGCGTTGCGCCCTCAACAAGAGCACAGACTTCCAGGAGGTTCCTGAGCGCAGTCAGCTGGATATCTCTGAGCCCTATAAGGTCTACCGTATCCTGGATGACACAGGAAGACTTGCAG AAACAGCTGGAAATCCAGTGATATTGCAGGACACTGACTGCAACAAAGCCTTGAGAGAGCCACATCTGGCCAATCAG CAGGACAGTTCATTCGGGGACTCAAACAAAG TGAATGGCAGGGCGTATGCGTGCCCCAGTACAGGCACTAACTCCAATCTTCAGTCTGTTCCTCTGTATCCATCTCAGCTCCCCATAAATG ACTGCCGCCTGGAGGTGCGATTGTTCTATCACGGTAACCTGGTGCAGAATCTGGTAACTACGTCTCCAGACGGATGCTTCATTCTGCACGGCTGTGCTCCGGTCGGGAACGAGCGCATCTACGGGCCCTGTGAAGCCAAGAACGTCTTCTTCCCCCGTCCAGACGTCGTACACCTGCCCCCGGGCATCGCTGACGCCATGACCCGTCTGCTGCCCCATCTGGAGAAAGGTGTGCTGGTGTGGGTGGCCCCAGACGGTGTGTTCATCAAGCGCTTCTGCCAGGGCCGCGTGTACTGGGACGGCCCCTTGGCAGAGTACAGACAGAAACCAAACAAACTAGAGAGAGAGAGGACCTGCAAACTCCTGGATATGACCATCTTCATGCAAG AGTTACAAAACCACCAGCAGGGCACTGGTCCCGAGCCACAATACACAGTGGATCTGTGCTTCGGAGAGGAGTTCCCTGACCCCAGCCAGCCAAAGAACAAGAAGCTCATCACAGCACAG
- the irf10 gene encoding interferon regulatory factor 10 isoform X4, whose amino-acid sequence MEDRSRHMRLREWLIAQIDSGKYAGLSWENEDKTMFRIPWKHAAKQDYRQNQDAALFKAWAMYKGKFQEGRDKADPSTWKTRLRCALNKSTDFQEVPERSQLDISEPYKVYRILDDTGRLAETAGNPVILQDTDCNKALREPHLANQDSSFGDSNKVNGRAYACPSTGTNSNLQSVPLYPSQLPINDCRLEVRLFYHGNLVQNLVTTSPDGCFILHGCAPVGNERIYGPCEAKNVFFPRPDVVHLPPGIADAMTRLLPHLEKGVLVWVAPDGVFIKRFCQGRVYWDGPLAEYRQKPNKLERERTCKLLDMTIFMQELQNHQQGTGPEPQYTVDLCFGEEFPDPSQPKNKKLITAQVIPLFAVECLRRHNAPNNVEMKQSPPHRKTNE is encoded by the exons ATGGAAGACAGGTCGAGGCACATGCGACTGAGAGAATGGCTCATAGCGCAGATAGACAGCGGTAAATACGCTGGACTAAGCTGGGAAAATGAGGACAAAACCATGTTCAGGATTCCCTGGAAACACGCTGCCAAACAGGACTACAGACAAAACCAGGACGCCGCGCTTTTTAAG GCATGGGCCATGTACAAGGGTAAATTTCAAGAGGGCAGGGACAAAGCAGACCCCTCTACGTGGAAAACGCGGCTGCGTTGCGCCCTCAACAAGAGCACAGACTTCCAGGAGGTTCCTGAGCGCAGTCAGCTGGATATCTCTGAGCCCTATAAGGTCTACCGTATCCTGGATGACACAGGAAGACTTGCAG AAACAGCTGGAAATCCAGTGATATTGCAGGACACTGACTGCAACAAAGCCTTGAGAGAGCCACATCTGGCCAATCAG GACAGTTCATTCGGGGACTCAAACAAAG TGAATGGCAGGGCGTATGCGTGCCCCAGTACAGGCACTAACTCCAATCTTCAGTCTGTTCCTCTGTATCCATCTCAGCTCCCCATAAATG ACTGCCGCCTGGAGGTGCGATTGTTCTATCACGGTAACCTGGTGCAGAATCTGGTAACTACGTCTCCAGACGGATGCTTCATTCTGCACGGCTGTGCTCCGGTCGGGAACGAGCGCATCTACGGGCCCTGTGAAGCCAAGAACGTCTTCTTCCCCCGTCCAGACGTCGTACACCTGCCCCCGGGCATCGCTGACGCCATGACCCGTCTGCTGCCCCATCTGGAGAAAGGTGTGCTGGTGTGGGTGGCCCCAGACGGTGTGTTCATCAAGCGCTTCTGCCAGGGCCGCGTGTACTGGGACGGCCCCTTGGCAGAGTACAGACAGAAACCAAACAAACTAGAGAGAGAGAGGACCTGCAAACTCCTGGATATGACCATCTTCATGCAAG AGTTACAAAACCACCAGCAGGGCACTGGTCCCGAGCCACAATACACAGTGGATCTGTGCTTCGGAGAGGAGTTCCCTGACCCCAGCCAGCCAAAGAACAAGAAGCTCATCACAGCACAG
- the irf10 gene encoding interferon regulatory factor 10 isoform X1, whose product MEDRSRHMRLREWLIAQIDSGKYAGLSWENEDKTMFRIPWKHAAKQDYRQNQDAALFKAWAMYKGKFQEGRDKADPSTWKTRLRCALNKSTDFQEVPERSQLDISEPYKVYRILDDTGRLAETAGNPVILQDTDCNKALREPHLANQQDSSFGDSNKGAGWSVNGRAYACPSTGTNSNLQSVPLYPSQLPINDCRLEVRLFYHGNLVQNLVTTSPDGCFILHGCAPVGNERIYGPCEAKNVFFPRPDVVHLPPGIADAMTRLLPHLEKGVLVWVAPDGVFIKRFCQGRVYWDGPLAEYRQKPNKLERERTCKLLDMTIFMQELQNHQQGTGPEPQYTVDLCFGEEFPDPSQPKNKKLITAQVIPLFAVECLRRHNAPNNVEMKQSPPHRKTNE is encoded by the exons ATGGAAGACAGGTCGAGGCACATGCGACTGAGAGAATGGCTCATAGCGCAGATAGACAGCGGTAAATACGCTGGACTAAGCTGGGAAAATGAGGACAAAACCATGTTCAGGATTCCCTGGAAACACGCTGCCAAACAGGACTACAGACAAAACCAGGACGCCGCGCTTTTTAAG GCATGGGCCATGTACAAGGGTAAATTTCAAGAGGGCAGGGACAAAGCAGACCCCTCTACGTGGAAAACGCGGCTGCGTTGCGCCCTCAACAAGAGCACAGACTTCCAGGAGGTTCCTGAGCGCAGTCAGCTGGATATCTCTGAGCCCTATAAGGTCTACCGTATCCTGGATGACACAGGAAGACTTGCAG AAACAGCTGGAAATCCAGTGATATTGCAGGACACTGACTGCAACAAAGCCTTGAGAGAGCCACATCTGGCCAATCAG CAGGACAGTTCATTCGGGGACTCAAACAAAGGTGCTGGATGGAGTG TGAATGGCAGGGCGTATGCGTGCCCCAGTACAGGCACTAACTCCAATCTTCAGTCTGTTCCTCTGTATCCATCTCAGCTCCCCATAAATG ACTGCCGCCTGGAGGTGCGATTGTTCTATCACGGTAACCTGGTGCAGAATCTGGTAACTACGTCTCCAGACGGATGCTTCATTCTGCACGGCTGTGCTCCGGTCGGGAACGAGCGCATCTACGGGCCCTGTGAAGCCAAGAACGTCTTCTTCCCCCGTCCAGACGTCGTACACCTGCCCCCGGGCATCGCTGACGCCATGACCCGTCTGCTGCCCCATCTGGAGAAAGGTGTGCTGGTGTGGGTGGCCCCAGACGGTGTGTTCATCAAGCGCTTCTGCCAGGGCCGCGTGTACTGGGACGGCCCCTTGGCAGAGTACAGACAGAAACCAAACAAACTAGAGAGAGAGAGGACCTGCAAACTCCTGGATATGACCATCTTCATGCAAG AGTTACAAAACCACCAGCAGGGCACTGGTCCCGAGCCACAATACACAGTGGATCTGTGCTTCGGAGAGGAGTTCCCTGACCCCAGCCAGCCAAAGAACAAGAAGCTCATCACAGCACAG